The genomic DNA CGGCCGGATTCACCGCGGCCAGGCCCACCCCGGCATTCGCCAGCGCGGCTTCCGGATCGACCGGACCATCCACCACCGACTCCTTCTGATTCGCGGGAATGTTCTCCGGTGTGGGAGCTACCGTTTTCTTTTCCTCCACGACCGGCGCGTGCGGTGGCGGCGGCGCCGTTGGTTTCCCGCGATAAACGTAGAGGGCACCCACACCGGCGGCCAAGACGATGGCACCGGCGAGGAAAGCGAGTGGGAAGCGAGACTCTTGCATGGCTGGCGACGCGCCCGGGAGCGCAAGGAAAGGGATGCCCCTTCAACGTCCGATCCACAACCGCTTTATCCCCGGATCATCGCTCGGGCTCAGGCTGGGGGTCCTGCGGAACAGTTGGGGATGGATCCGGCTCGGCCTTTTCTTCTTCCTTCCGCGGCAGCGCCGGCAGGTTTGCCTTCATCTCCTGCCCGTTCCGGAAGAGGTGCACGGTGGTCGCCTGCGCCGAAACGGAATTGGCAAGGAATTGATAGAACTCGATGGAGTTCGAGATGAGGCTCTCGTTCACTCCGAAAATCAAATCGCCGGGGCGAATGAGGTTTGTCGCCAAGGCTCCCGGACGGACGCGTACGGCCACCACACCTCTGAACCCGCGCACACGCTCTTGCGACGTCAGGTCACGCACGTCGAGACCGATCGCCATCAGGGTCTCCTGGGGATCCCGCATCTTTCCCTGGGTGATTTCCGGCATTTCGACCGTCTCGGTCTGGCCTTCCGAAATAGTCGCCTCCAGCGTCATCTCACTGCCGGCCCGCCAGATGCGCAGCGCCACCTTCTGGCCGACGCGCGTGCGCTGGACCAGATTGATCAGCTGGGTGGTGTCGCGGATCTGCTTGCCGTCGAAGGAGGTGATCACGTCGTTTTCCTTCAGGCCCGCCTTCTCGGCCGGCGAGTCAGGACCCACCGCCACCACCACGCCACCTTCCAGCATCCGCACGCCGAGATAGCCGCGCACCGGCCGGCCGCGCTCGAGGATTGAGTGCAGTGTGTCCTTCACGTCATTCGACGGGATGGAGAAGCCGACGCCTTGGAAGCCCGGCTTGTCACGGTCCGGCGTGAAGATCGCCGAATTGATGCCGATGATTTCGCCCTGCAGGTTCACCAGCGGGCCGCCGGAGTTGCCGGGGTTGATCGCCGCATCCGTCTGGAAGAGATCCTTCTGCGTATCGGAAAGCGAGCGCTCGACGGCGGAAATGATGCCGCGGGTGATGGTCTCGCCGAGGCCGAAGGGATTGCCGATCGCGAAGACATTCTGCCCCGGCCGCACCAGCGAGGAATCGCCGAACTTCAGCGGCTGGAAGGTCGTCTTGCCGTCGCCCTCGATCTTCAGCACCGCGATGTCCAGCAGCCGGTCTTCCCCGATCAAGGTCGCCGGAAATTGTTTTCCCGGCTGGCCGTTCACCATCGGCAGGGTGACTTGGATTTTCTCTTGGTCGGCGATGACGTGGTAATTCGTCACCACGTGGCCTTCCAGACTCACGATCACGCCCGAGCCTTGGCCCTGGGTCGGGACGGACTGGAAGCGCATGCGGCCGTAGCCATCGAATAGCCGGCGCTCGCGGATACCGGTGGTATCAATGCTCACCACGGACGGCACCACCGCACCGGTCAGCTTGATATACTCCTCATCGAGGCGGGCAAGCAGCTGCACGTCCCCCAGCTCCAGCGGAGCCCGGTCGGAAAGCGTGTAGTGCTCGGGGCGGAATTCCTGGTTCTCGGCCGCTTTGCCACCGGCCCACAGCCGTGCGAAGCCCTGCGGGCCATTCCGAATGAGATAGACGGCGCCGAAGGCGACCGCGAACACGGCCGCCAATGCCATCAGGCGGCGAATGCCTTGCTGCATGGGATGTAAGGGGGTGAGGGTGTGAGTGATACAGGACGCGGAAGGACCCTCAAGGCAAGGAAATCCCACCGCCGCGGCCCCTCGTTAGAAGGCAGCCGGGAATCAATTGCCCGGCGGGGTCGCCGGTGTCGGCTTCGGCAGCGGGTAGTCTTCCTCATCACCCGCTGCGGTGGTCAGTTCGCGGAGGGCCTTCTGGTAGGCTTCGCGAGCCGTCTTGGCAGCCAGGGTTTTCTTCGGGGTGACCGTGCCGTAGTCGTCCTCTGCCTTCGAAAGCATGCGGGCCAGCGCGCGGAGGGCATCGGTGGCCTCCATCGCAGACTTGTGGAGATCGCGGTCGCGGATGTCGATGTAGCCATTCAGCGAATCCAAGATCTTGCGGCTCGTCTCATGAGCCTTTTCGAGGCCGTATTCGGCTCCCTTTTCGCCGTAACTGACCTGGACCTTCATGACCACGGCCACGGGCTCCAAGGCGGTGCGAATCTCACGCGCCAGAATCGCACGCGGCAGCGAGCGAGCGCGGCTGCTGTTTCCCTGCAAGGCCAACATTTTCGCCGAGGCGTGCTTGGGAAAGGCGTCTGCCACTTCCTTCAGCCGCTGCTGCGTCGCCGGGTTCGCCACGAAGTTGCCGAGGGTCTTCCCCTCGCCCACCTTGCGGATTT from Luteolibacter sp. Y139 includes the following:
- a CDS encoding trypsin-like peptidase domain-containing protein, which produces MQQGIRRLMALAAVFAVAFGAVYLIRNGPQGFARLWAGGKAAENQEFRPEHYTLSDRAPLELGDVQLLARLDEEYIKLTGAVVPSVVSIDTTGIRERRLFDGYGRMRFQSVPTQGQGSGVIVSLEGHVVTNYHVIADQEKIQVTLPMVNGQPGKQFPATLIGEDRLLDIAVLKIEGDGKTTFQPLKFGDSSLVRPGQNVFAIGNPFGLGETITRGIISAVERSLSDTQKDLFQTDAAINPGNSGGPLVNLQGEIIGINSAIFTPDRDKPGFQGVGFSIPSNDVKDTLHSILERGRPVRGYLGVRMLEGGVVVAVGPDSPAEKAGLKENDVITSFDGKQIRDTTQLINLVQRTRVGQKVALRIWRAGSEMTLEATISEGQTETVEMPEITQGKMRDPQETLMAIGLDVRDLTSQERVRGFRGVVAVRVRPGALATNLIRPGDLIFGVNESLISNSIEFYQFLANSVSAQATTVHLFRNGQEMKANLPALPRKEEEKAEPDPSPTVPQDPQPEPER